In Pseudomonas oryzicola, one DNA window encodes the following:
- a CDS encoding polynucleotide adenylyltransferase PcnB translates to MLKKLFQSFRPPVPGPHHRRTTPEVINKSQHSLQRHQFSRHAVNIVERLQSAGYQAYLVGGCVRDLMLGITPKDFDVATSATPEQVRAEFRNARIIGRRFKLVHVHFGREIIEVATFRAHHSEDDQGDSHRSSHNASGRILRDNVYGTLEEDAQRRDFTINALYYDPVSERILDYANGVHDIRNRLLRLIGDPTHRYQEDPVRMLRAVRFAAKLDFGIEKHTVQPVRELAPLLREIPPARLFEESLKLFLSGQGAIAFEMLVDLQLFEPLFPASAHALDERPTYTHTLISQALHNTDLRVKQGKPVTPAFLFAALLWPALPARVLHLQAQGVPPIPAMNGAAHDLIAEQCARIAIPRRFTLPIREIWDMQERLPRRSGKRADVLLDNPRFRAGYDFLLLRESAGEETDELGQWWTDYQDANDSERREMIRELGSRDEGSSAGPRKRKRSGGKRKRGGDEAFE, encoded by the coding sequence ATGCTGAAGAAGCTGTTCCAGTCGTTCCGCCCGCCCGTACCGGGCCCGCATCACAGGCGTACCACACCTGAGGTGATCAACAAGAGCCAGCATTCGCTGCAGCGCCACCAGTTCAGCCGCCATGCGGTGAACATCGTGGAACGCCTGCAGAGCGCCGGCTACCAGGCTTACCTGGTCGGTGGCTGTGTCCGCGACCTGATGCTTGGCATCACCCCCAAAGACTTCGACGTCGCCACCAGCGCCACCCCCGAACAGGTCCGTGCCGAATTCCGCAACGCGCGCATCATCGGTCGCCGCTTCAAGCTGGTCCACGTGCATTTCGGCCGTGAGATCATTGAAGTCGCCACTTTCCGCGCCCACCATTCGGAAGACGATCAGGGTGACAGCCACCGCTCGTCGCACAATGCCAGCGGCCGCATCCTGCGTGACAATGTGTACGGCACCCTGGAAGAAGACGCGCAACGCCGCGACTTCACCATCAACGCCCTTTACTACGACCCGGTCAGCGAACGCATTCTCGACTATGCCAATGGCGTGCACGATATCCGTAATCGCCTGCTGCGCCTGATCGGTGACCCGACCCACCGCTATCAGGAAGACCCGGTGCGCATGCTGCGCGCGGTGCGCTTTGCCGCCAAACTCGACTTCGGTATCGAAAAGCACACTGTGCAGCCGGTGCGCGAACTGGCACCGCTGCTGCGCGAGATTCCGCCAGCGCGCCTGTTCGAGGAGAGCCTCAAGCTGTTCCTCTCGGGCCAGGGCGCCATCGCCTTCGAGATGCTGGTCGACCTGCAGCTGTTCGAACCGCTGTTCCCGGCCAGTGCACATGCCCTGGACGAGCGCCCGACCTACACCCATACCCTGATCAGCCAGGCACTGCACAACACCGACCTGCGCGTGAAACAAGGCAAACCGGTGACTCCGGCGTTCCTCTTCGCCGCGCTGCTGTGGCCAGCCCTGCCGGCCCGCGTACTGCACCTGCAAGCCCAGGGCGTGCCGCCCATCCCGGCCATGAACGGTGCGGCCCACGACCTGATTGCCGAGCAATGCGCGCGCATCGCCATCCCCAGGCGCTTCACCCTGCCGATCCGCGAGATCTGGGACATGCAGGAGCGTCTGCCACGGCGCAGCGGCAAGCGCGCCGATGTATTGCTGGACAACCCGCGTTTCCGCGCCGGTTACGACTTCCTGCTGCTGCGCGAAAGCGCTGGGGAAGAAACCGACGAGCTCGGCCAGTGGTGGACCGACTACCAGGATGCCAACGACAGCGAGCGCCGCGAGATGATCCGCGAGCTGGGCAGCCGTGACGAAGGCAGCAGCGCTGGCCCACGTAAACGCAAGCGCAGCGGCGGCAAGCGCAAGCGCGGCGGCGACGAGGCATTCGAGTGA
- a CDS encoding sigma-54-dependent transcriptional regulator: MPHILIVEDETIIRSALRRLLERNQYQVSEAGSVQEAQERFSIATFDLIVSDLRLPGAPGTELIKLGQGTPVLIMTSYASLRSAVDSMKMGAVDYIAKPFDHDEMLQAVARILRDRQNAPAVAAVAEPRASNGKAAPADKGSAPANGEIGIIGSCPPMQDMYSKIRKVAPTDSNVLIQGESGTGKELVARALHNLSRRAKAPMISVNCAAIPETLIESELFGHEKGAFTGASAGRAGLVEAADGGTLFLDEIGELPLEAQARLLRVLQEGEIRRVGSVQSQKVDVRLIAATHRDLKNLAKIGQFREDLYYRLHVIALKLPALRERGNDVNEIARAFLARQSARIGRDDLHFSAEAEQAIRHYSWPGNVRELENAVERAVILSESAEISADLLGIDIELSDLEEDEILDNALAVSTAANASHEPTEDLSLEDYFQHFVLEHQDHMTETELARKLGVSRKCLWERRQRLGIPRRKSNATSE, encoded by the coding sequence ATGCCGCACATTCTGATCGTCGAAGACGAAACCATCATCCGCTCGGCCTTGCGTCGCCTGCTCGAACGGAACCAGTACCAGGTCAGCGAAGCCGGCTCGGTGCAGGAAGCCCAGGAACGCTTCAGCATTGCCACCTTCGACCTGATCGTCAGCGACCTGCGCCTGCCTGGTGCACCCGGTACCGAACTGATCAAGCTCGGCCAAGGTACCCCGGTACTGATCATGACCAGCTATGCCAGCCTGCGCTCGGCAGTCGACTCGATGAAAATGGGCGCGGTGGACTACATCGCCAAGCCCTTTGACCATGACGAGATGCTGCAGGCCGTGGCGCGTATCCTGCGCGACCGGCAGAATGCCCCTGCCGTCGCTGCGGTTGCCGAGCCACGCGCCAGCAATGGCAAGGCTGCCCCGGCCGACAAGGGCAGCGCCCCGGCCAATGGCGAGATCGGCATCATCGGCTCGTGCCCACCGATGCAGGACATGTACAGCAAGATCCGCAAGGTCGCGCCCACCGACTCCAACGTGCTGATCCAGGGCGAGTCGGGTACCGGCAAGGAGCTGGTGGCCCGCGCCCTGCACAACCTGTCGCGCCGGGCCAAGGCCCCGATGATCTCGGTGAACTGCGCAGCCATCCCCGAAACGCTGATCGAGTCCGAACTGTTCGGCCATGAAAAAGGCGCGTTCACCGGCGCCAGTGCCGGGCGGGCGGGCCTGGTGGAAGCTGCCGACGGTGGTACCCTGTTCCTCGATGAAATTGGCGAACTGCCGCTGGAGGCCCAGGCCCGCCTGTTGCGTGTGTTGCAGGAAGGCGAAATCCGCCGGGTCGGGTCGGTGCAGTCGCAAAAGGTCGATGTGCGCCTGATCGCCGCTACCCACCGCGACCTGAAGAACCTGGCCAAGATCGGCCAGTTCCGTGAAGACTTGTATTACCGCCTGCACGTGATCGCCCTGAAACTGCCGGCCCTGCGCGAGCGCGGCAATGACGTCAACGAGATCGCCAGGGCCTTCCTTGCCCGCCAGAGCGCGCGCATCGGCCGCGACGACCTGCACTTCTCGGCCGAAGCCGAACAGGCCATTCGTCATTACAGCTGGCCGGGTAACGTACGAGAGCTGGAAAACGCCGTTGAGCGGGCAGTAATCCTCAGCGAGAGTGCAGAAATTTCCGCTGACCTGCTGGGCATCGATATCGAGCTGAGCGACCTGGAGGAGGACGAGATCCTCGACAACGCCCTGGCTGTGTCCACTGCGGCCAACGCCAGCCACGAACCGACCGAGGACCTGTCGCTGGAAGACTACTTCCAGCACTTCGTGCTCGAACACCAGGATCACATGACCGAAACCGAGCTGGCCCGCAAGCTCGGGGTCAGCCGCAAATGCCTGTGGGAGCGCCGCCAGCGCCTGGGCATTCCGCGGCGCAAGAGCAACGCCACCAGCGAATAA
- a CDS encoding sensor histidine kinase — MPMSFSLTQMILISAAYLMVLFGVAWISERGLIPRSIIRHPLTYTLSLGVYASAWAFYGSVGLAYQYGYGFLACYLGVSGAFLLAPVLLYPILKITRTYQLSSLADLLAFRFRSTWAGALTTIFMLIGVLPLLALQIQAVADSISILTGEPVKARVAFAFCTLIILFTIFFGSRHIATREKHEGLVFAIAFESVIKLLALGGIGLYALYGVFGGPHQLEVWLLQNQTALAALHTPLQEGPWRTLLLVFFASAIVMPHMYHMAFTENLNPRSLVSASWGLPLFLLLMSLAVPLVLWAGLRLGASTNPEYFTLGLGIAANNQALALLAYIGGLSAASGLIIVTTLALSGMALNHLVLPLYQPPAEGNIYRWLKWTRRALIVAIITAGFMFYLTQNNHQSLANLGIVAFVATLQFLPGVLSVLYWPTANRRGFIAGLLAGTLVWMVTMLLPLLGNLQGFYIPLLDMIYVLDDTSWHMAAIASLAANVLLFTLISLFTNASNEEVSAAEACAVDNVRRPQRRELHAASPQEFATQLAKPLGAKAAQKEVEQALRDLYLPFDERRPYALRRLRDRIEANLSGLMGPSVAQDMVETFLPYKSGNENYVTEDIHFIESRLEDYHSRLTGLAAELDALRRYHRQTLQELPMGVCSLAKDQEILMWNKAMEELTGIAAKHVVGSRLVTIDEPWRGLLQGFINVPDEHLHKQRLALDGQPRWLNLHKAAIDEPLAPGNSGLVLLVEDLTETQALEDKLVHSERLASIGRLAAGVAHEIGNPITGIACLAQNLREEREGDGEIIELSSQILEQTKRVSRIVQSLMSFAHAGGSHQNSEEPVCLAEVAQDAIGLLALNRRNFEVQFFNLCDPDHWVEGDPQRLAQVLINLLSNARDASPPGSAVRVRSEVNEHTVDLIVEDEGSGIPKNIMDRLFEPFFTTKDPGEGTGLGLALVYSIVEEHYGQITIDSPADIERQRGTRIRVTLPRHVVATSPEIRDRREN, encoded by the coding sequence ATGCCGATGAGCTTTAGCCTGACCCAGATGATCCTGATCAGCGCCGCGTACCTCATGGTGCTGTTCGGCGTGGCCTGGATCAGCGAGCGGGGGTTGATCCCGCGCTCGATCATTCGCCACCCGCTGACCTACACCTTGTCGCTCGGCGTGTATGCCAGTGCCTGGGCCTTCTATGGTTCGGTTGGCCTGGCCTACCAGTACGGCTACGGCTTCCTCGCCTGTTACCTGGGGGTGTCCGGGGCATTCCTGCTGGCACCGGTGCTGCTCTATCCGATCCTCAAGATCACTCGCACCTACCAGCTGTCATCGCTGGCCGACCTGCTGGCATTCCGCTTCCGCAGTACCTGGGCCGGCGCGCTGACCACCATTTTCATGCTGATCGGCGTGCTGCCCTTGCTGGCCCTGCAGATCCAGGCAGTGGCCGATTCGATCAGCATTCTCACGGGCGAACCGGTCAAGGCCCGGGTGGCCTTCGCCTTTTGTACCCTGATCATTCTGTTCACCATCTTCTTTGGTTCGCGGCACATCGCCACGCGCGAGAAACACGAAGGGCTGGTGTTCGCCATCGCCTTCGAGTCGGTGATCAAGCTGCTGGCGCTGGGCGGCATCGGCCTGTATGCCCTGTATGGCGTGTTCGGCGGCCCGCACCAGCTGGAGGTGTGGCTGCTGCAGAACCAGACCGCCCTGGCGGCCTTGCATACCCCGCTGCAGGAGGGGCCATGGCGCACCTTGCTGCTGGTGTTCTTCGCCTCCGCCATCGTCATGCCGCACATGTATCACATGGCCTTCACCGAAAACCTCAACCCGCGCTCGCTGGTCAGTGCCAGCTGGGGCCTGCCGCTGTTCCTGCTGCTGATGAGCCTGGCCGTGCCGCTGGTGCTGTGGGCCGGCCTCCGCCTGGGCGCCAGCACCAACCCCGAGTATTTCACCCTGGGCCTGGGGATTGCCGCCAACAACCAGGCACTGGCGCTGCTGGCCTACATCGGCGGCCTGTCGGCGGCCAGCGGGCTGATCATCGTCACCACGCTGGCGCTGTCCGGCATGGCCCTCAACCACCTGGTGCTGCCGCTGTACCAGCCGCCGGCCGAAGGCAATATCTACCGCTGGCTGAAGTGGACCCGCCGCGCGCTGATCGTCGCCATCATCACCGCCGGCTTCATGTTCTACCTCACTCAGAACAACCACCAGAGCCTGGCCAACCTGGGCATCGTCGCCTTCGTCGCCACCCTGCAGTTCCTGCCGGGTGTGTTGTCGGTGCTGTACTGGCCCACCGCCAATCGCCGCGGCTTCATCGCCGGCCTGCTGGCCGGTACCCTGGTGTGGATGGTGACCATGCTGTTGCCGCTGCTGGGCAACCTGCAGGGCTTCTACATCCCGCTGCTGGACATGATCTACGTGCTGGACGACACCAGCTGGCACATGGCGGCGATCGCCTCGCTGGCGGCCAACGTGCTGCTGTTCACCCTGATCTCGCTGTTCACCAACGCCAGCAATGAAGAGGTCAGTGCAGCCGAAGCCTGTGCAGTGGACAACGTGCGTCGCCCGCAACGGCGCGAGCTGCACGCCGCCTCGCCGCAGGAGTTCGCCACCCAGCTGGCCAAGCCACTGGGCGCCAAGGCCGCACAGAAGGAAGTGGAACAGGCCCTGCGCGACCTCTATCTGCCGTTCGATGAGCGTCGCCCTTATGCCTTGCGCCGCCTGCGCGACCGTATCGAGGCCAACCTGTCCGGCCTGATGGGCCCCAGTGTGGCGCAGGACATGGTCGAGACCTTCCTGCCGTACAAGTCCGGTAACGAAAACTACGTGACCGAGGACATTCACTTCATTGAAAGCCGCCTGGAAGACTACCACTCGCGCCTGACCGGCCTGGCCGCCGAACTCGATGCCCTGCGCCGCTACCACCGCCAGACCCTGCAAGAGCTGCCAATGGGCGTCTGCTCGTTGGCCAAGGACCAGGAAATCCTGATGTGGAACAAGGCCATGGAAGAGCTCACCGGTATCGCCGCCAAACACGTGGTCGGCTCGCGCCTGGTTACCATCGACGAACCCTGGCGCGGCCTGCTGCAAGGGTTCATCAACGTGCCCGACGAGCACCTGCACAAGCAGCGCCTGGCGCTGGATGGCCAGCCGCGCTGGCTGAACCTGCACAAGGCAGCGATCGACGAGCCGCTGGCGCCGGGCAACAGCGGCCTGGTGCTGCTGGTGGAAGACCTCACCGAAACCCAGGCGCTGGAGGACAAGCTGGTGCACTCCGAACGCCTGGCCAGCATCGGCCGCCTGGCGGCCGGCGTGGCCCACGAGATTGGCAACCCGATCACCGGCATCGCCTGCCTGGCGCAGAACCTGCGCGAGGAACGCGAGGGCGATGGTGAAATCATCGAGCTGTCCAGCCAGATCCTGGAACAGACAAAACGGGTATCGCGCATCGTCCAGTCGCTGATGAGCTTCGCTCATGCCGGCGGCAGCCACCAGAACAGCGAAGAGCCGGTGTGCCTGGCCGAAGTGGCGCAGGACGCCATTGGTCTGCTGGCGTTGAACCGGCGTAATTTCGAAGTACAGTTCTTCAACCTCTGCGACCCGGACCACTGGGTCGAAGGGGACCCGCAGCGCCTGGCCCAGGTGCTGATCAACCTGCTATCCAACGCCCGCGACGCCTCGCCGCCCGGCAGTGCCGTGCGCGTGCGCAGCGAGGTCAACGAGCACACCGTCGACCTGATCGTCGAGGACGAAGGCAGCGGGATCCCGAAGAACATCATGGACCGCCTGTTCGAACCCTTCTTCACCACCAAGGACCCGGGCGAAGGAACCGGACTGGGGCTCGCTCTGGTCTATTCCATCGTGGAAGAGCATTATGGGCAAATCACCATCGACAGCCCGGCCGATATCGAACGGCAACGTGGCACCCGGATCCGCGTGACCCTGCCCCGGCATGTCGTAGCGACGTCCCCTGAAATTCGCGACCGTCGAGAGAATTGA
- the gluQRS gene encoding tRNA glutamyl-Q(34) synthetase GluQRS, giving the protein MTHSSYIGRFAPTPSGFLHFGSLVAALASWLDARAVNGRWLLRMEDTDPPREMPGARDAILQTLERYGLEWDGEVVFQSQRHDAYAAVVDRLFNMGLAYACTCSRKQLEGYNGIYPGLCRNAGHARDGAAIRLRVPELIYRFTDRVQGEFQQHLGREVGDFVIQRRDGLYAYQLAVVLDDAWQGVTDIVRGADLLDNTPRQLYLQELLGFSQPRYLHIPLIVQPDGHKLGKSYRSPPLQADQATPLLLRALRALGQKADPELLLATPAEILAVARKQWRPEAIAQRTTVPEADLR; this is encoded by the coding sequence ATGACCCACTCAAGCTACATCGGGCGTTTCGCCCCCACCCCCAGCGGCTTCCTGCACTTCGGCTCGCTGGTCGCCGCCCTCGCCTCCTGGCTCGATGCCCGCGCCGTGAACGGCCGCTGGCTGCTGCGCATGGAAGACACCGACCCGCCTCGGGAAATGCCCGGTGCTCGCGATGCCATCCTGCAGACCCTGGAGCGCTACGGCCTGGAGTGGGACGGCGAAGTAGTGTTCCAGAGCCAGCGGCACGATGCCTATGCCGCGGTGGTCGACCGCCTGTTCAACATGGGCCTGGCCTACGCCTGCACCTGCTCACGCAAGCAGCTTGAGGGTTACAACGGTATCTACCCGGGCCTTTGCCGCAATGCGGGGCATGCCAGGGATGGCGCGGCGATCCGCCTGCGCGTGCCAGAGCTGATCTACCGCTTTACCGACCGCGTACAGGGCGAGTTCCAGCAGCACCTGGGGCGTGAAGTGGGCGATTTCGTCATCCAGCGCCGCGACGGGCTGTATGCCTACCAGCTGGCGGTGGTACTGGACGATGCCTGGCAAGGTGTTACCGACATCGTGCGTGGCGCCGACCTGCTCGACAACACGCCACGCCAGCTGTACCTGCAAGAGTTGCTGGGCTTCTCGCAGCCGCGTTACCTGCATATTCCGCTGATCGTGCAGCCGGACGGGCACAAGCTGGGCAAGTCGTACCGCTCGCCGCCGCTGCAGGCGGACCAGGCGACACCGCTGTTACTGCGGGCGCTGCGGGCGCTGGGGCAGAAAGCCGACCCCGAGTTGTTACTGGCAACGCCGGCGGAGATATTGGCGGTAGCTCGCAAGCAGTGGCGGCCCGAGGCGATTGCACAGCGGACCACGGTGCCAGAGGCTGATTTGCGCTGA
- the dksA gene encoding RNA polymerase-binding protein DksA, translated as MSTVEKQKAQTMYGVEPYVESKGEEYMGEPMKKHFTKLLGAWKQELMTSVDRTVDHMKDEAANFPDPADRASQEEEFALELRNRDRERKLIKKIDKTLDKIKADEYGWCESCGIEIGLRRLEARPTADLCFDCKEIAEKKEKTVGKG; from the coding sequence ATGTCCACCGTAGAAAAGCAAAAAGCCCAGACCATGTACGGTGTCGAGCCCTACGTAGAATCCAAAGGTGAAGAGTACATGGGCGAGCCCATGAAGAAGCACTTCACCAAGCTTCTCGGCGCCTGGAAGCAAGAGCTGATGACCAGTGTGGACCGCACTGTGGACCACATGAAGGACGAGGCAGCCAACTTCCCCGACCCGGCCGACCGTGCCAGCCAGGAAGAAGAATTCGCCCTGGAGCTGCGCAACCGCGATCGCGAGCGCAAGCTGATCAAGAAAATCGACAAGACCCTCGACAAGATCAAGGCCGACGAGTACGGCTGGTGCGAATCGTGCGGCATCGAGATCGGCCTGCGTCGCCTGGAAGCCCGCCCTACTGCGGACCTGTGCTTCGACTGCAAGGAAATCGCCGAGAAAAAGGAAAAGACGGTCGGCAAAGGCTGA
- a CDS encoding pyridoxal phosphate-dependent aminotransferase: MAHPYSARSRAIEPFHVMALLARANELQAAGHDVIHLEIGEPDFTTAAPIVAAGQAALAAGHTRYTAARGLPALREAIAGFYGQRYGLSVDPERILITPGGSGALLLASSLLVDPGKHWLLADPGYPCNRHFLRLVEGGAQLVPVGPEVNYQLTADLVGRYWDKDTVGALVASPANPTGTVLGRDELASLSRATRERHGHLVVDEIYHGLTYGMDAPSVLEVDDSAFVLNSFSKYFGMTGWRLGWLVAPPGAVADLEKLAQNLYISAPSMAQHAALACFQPATLAIFEERRAEFARRRDYLLPALRELGFRIAVEPQGAFYLYADISAFGGDAFAFCRHFLETEHLAFTPGLDFGRHLAGHHVRFAYTQSLPRLEEAVQRIARGLRSWQG, from the coding sequence ATGGCCCACCCCTACAGTGCGCGCAGCCGCGCCATCGAACCCTTCCACGTCATGGCGCTGCTGGCCCGGGCCAACGAGCTGCAGGCGGCCGGACACGACGTGATCCACCTGGAAATCGGCGAGCCGGACTTCACCACGGCCGCGCCCATCGTTGCCGCCGGCCAGGCAGCATTGGCCGCCGGGCACACCCGCTACACCGCCGCACGCGGCCTGCCGGCACTGCGCGAAGCCATTGCCGGGTTCTATGGCCAGCGTTACGGCCTGAGTGTCGACCCTGAACGCATCCTCATCACCCCGGGGGGCTCCGGTGCGCTGCTGCTGGCCAGCAGCTTGCTGGTAGACCCAGGCAAGCACTGGCTGCTGGCCGACCCAGGCTACCCGTGCAACCGCCACTTCCTGCGCCTGGTCGAGGGTGGGGCGCAGCTGGTGCCGGTGGGCCCGGAGGTGAATTACCAGCTGACCGCCGACCTTGTCGGCCGCTACTGGGACAAGGACACGGTCGGTGCCCTGGTCGCCTCGCCGGCCAACCCGACTGGCACCGTGCTGGGGCGTGACGAGCTGGCCAGCCTGTCCCGCGCCACCCGTGAACGACATGGCCATCTGGTGGTGGACGAGATCTACCACGGGCTGACCTATGGCATGGACGCTCCCAGCGTGCTGGAAGTGGACGACTCGGCATTCGTCCTGAATAGTTTTTCCAAGTATTTCGGCATGACCGGTTGGCGCCTTGGCTGGCTGGTGGCGCCTCCTGGTGCGGTGGCCGACCTGGAGAAACTGGCACAAAATCTGTACATCAGCGCGCCGAGCATGGCCCAGCATGCCGCGCTGGCGTGTTTCCAGCCCGCAACCCTGGCCATTTTCGAGGAGCGCCGCGCCGAGTTCGCCCGCCGCCGCGACTACCTGTTGCCCGCCCTGCGCGAATTGGGCTTCCGCATTGCTGTCGAACCGCAGGGGGCGTTCTACCTGTATGCTGACATCAGTGCGTTTGGCGGTGACGCCTTCGCCTTCTGCCGGCACTTCCTGGAGACCGAACACCTGGCCTTCACGCCGGGCCTGGACTTCGGACGTCATCTGGCCGGCCACCATGTGCGCTTTGCCTACACTCAGAGTTTGCCGCGTCTGGAAGAGGCTGTGCAGCGGATTGCCCGTGGCCTGCGGAGCTGGCAAGGCTGA
- the sfsA gene encoding DNA/RNA nuclease SfsA, with product MQFFPPLEQGRLLRRYKRFLADIELASGEQLTIHCPNTGSMLNCMHEGGQVWFSRSNDPKRKLPGTWEISETPQGRLACVNTGRANGLVEEALRAGVIAELAGFTALKREVPYGEEGSRIDFRLDFDGAPAYVEVKSVTLGYPGSLVAAFPDAVTQRGAKHLRELAKLARHGVRAVQLYCVNLTGIDAVRPAEEIDAAYTQALRSAVADGVEVLAYGTRLDAAGVVIDRRLPVLLGP from the coding sequence ATGCAGTTCTTTCCTCCACTCGAACAGGGCCGCCTGCTGCGCCGTTACAAGCGCTTTCTGGCAGACATCGAACTGGCCAGCGGCGAACAACTGACCATCCACTGCCCGAACACTGGCTCCATGCTCAACTGCATGCATGAAGGCGGGCAGGTGTGGTTCAGCCGTTCCAACGACCCCAAGCGCAAGCTGCCGGGCACCTGGGAAATCAGCGAAACCCCGCAGGGGCGGCTGGCCTGCGTGAATACCGGGCGAGCCAACGGGCTGGTGGAAGAAGCCCTGCGTGCCGGTGTCATCGCCGAACTGGCCGGTTTTACTGCACTCAAGCGTGAAGTGCCCTATGGCGAGGAAGGCAGCCGCATCGACTTTCGCCTGGATTTCGACGGTGCCCCGGCCTATGTCGAGGTCAAGAGCGTGACCCTTGGCTACCCCGGCAGCCTGGTCGCGGCGTTTCCGGATGCGGTAACCCAGCGCGGTGCCAAACACCTGCGCGAGTTGGCGAAACTGGCCCGGCACGGCGTGCGGGCCGTGCAGTTGTATTGTGTGAACCTGACCGGCATCGACGCCGTGCGCCCAGCCGAGGAAATCGACGCAGCCTATACCCAGGCCCTGCGTAGCGCAGTGGCGGACGGTGTGGAAGTGCTCGCCTATGGCACGCGCCTGGACGCCGCAGGTGTCGTCATCGACCGCCGTCTGCCCGTGCTGCTGGGGCCTTGA
- a CDS encoding Rieske (2Fe-2S) protein, giving the protein MHFLCSSQGLAEGQSRAFSVDGIELFGVRRQGQVHLYHNRCPHRGIPLNWAEDEFLDDSASLIHCAHHGALFLIESGECVAGPCEGRQLQALGCHEDSQGIWLKAPAARADGGR; this is encoded by the coding sequence ATGCACTTCCTTTGTAGCTCCCAAGGCCTGGCCGAAGGCCAAAGCCGCGCCTTCAGCGTAGACGGCATCGAACTGTTCGGCGTGCGTCGCCAGGGCCAGGTGCATCTCTACCACAACCGGTGCCCGCACCGTGGCATCCCGCTGAACTGGGCCGAAGATGAATTTCTCGACGACAGCGCCAGCCTGATCCACTGCGCCCATCATGGTGCGCTGTTCCTGATCGAAAGCGGCGAATGCGTGGCCGGGCCCTGTGAGGGCAGGCAATTGCAGGCCCTGGGCTGCCACGAAGACAGCCAGGGCATCTGGCTCAAGGCCCCAGCAGCACGGGCAGACGGCGGTCGATGA
- a CDS encoding ChaN family lipoprotein, which produces MRHPLLSGFSLYLMLALGGCQASLPPLPAWQSSERRSHAELGHIVELASGQLISPEQLLQRLYTAPRVLVGEKHDNPDHHALQLWLLRALQDQRAQGSLLLEMLQPEQQPLVDKLAGQPLPADLPEALAWQDGWDWQLYGPIITEALQQYVPLLAANLSTAEMRQAYRQPASLRGERSNAPAVKAALLEHVRAGHCGMLPESQLPAMLAVQQQRDRRMAERLLAAPQPALLFAGAYHVRKDLGVPLHLADLGAQGESMVLVLAEAGDRVEATEADYAWYTAATPEQDYCAQMRR; this is translated from the coding sequence ATGCGTCATCCGCTGCTGTCTGGTTTCTCGCTGTACCTGATGCTGGCATTGGGTGGCTGCCAGGCCAGCCTGCCGCCGCTGCCCGCCTGGCAGAGCAGTGAAAGGCGCAGCCATGCCGAACTGGGGCACATCGTCGAGCTTGCCAGCGGCCAGTTGATCAGCCCTGAGCAACTGCTGCAGCGCCTGTATACCGCCCCACGGGTGCTGGTGGGTGAAAAACACGACAACCCCGACCACCACGCACTGCAACTATGGCTGCTTCGCGCCCTGCAAGACCAGCGAGCGCAGGGCAGCCTGCTGCTGGAAATGCTGCAACCCGAGCAACAACCGTTGGTGGACAAGCTTGCCGGGCAACCGCTGCCGGCAGACCTGCCCGAGGCCCTGGCCTGGCAGGACGGATGGGATTGGCAGTTGTATGGGCCGATCATCACCGAGGCCCTGCAGCAGTACGTGCCTTTGCTGGCAGCCAACCTTTCAACCGCCGAGATGCGCCAGGCTTATCGGCAGCCGGCTTCGTTGCGCGGCGAGCGCTCCAACGCACCAGCGGTCAAGGCTGCCCTGCTGGAGCATGTGCGGGCCGGGCACTGCGGGATGCTGCCGGAAAGCCAGTTGCCCGCGATGCTGGCTGTGCAACAGCAGCGTGACCGGCGCATGGCCGAGCGCTTGCTGGCGGCGCCGCAGCCGGCGCTGCTATTTGCCGGGGCCTATCACGTACGCAAGGACCTGGGTGTGCCGTTGCACCTGGCTGACCTGGGCGCGCAAGGAGAAAGCATGGTGCTGGTACTGGCGGAAGCGGGCGACCGGGTCGAGGCGACCGAGGCGGACTATGCGTGGTATACGGCGGCGACGCCGGAGCAGGACTACTGCGCGCAGATGCGACGTTAG
- a CDS encoding TfoX/Sxy family protein produces MNDELQHLKNLGKTSAQWLHAAGIHSASDLRRLGAVGAYQAVKTRGFRASKVLLYAIEGALLDMHWNDLPLERKEALNQQLDAKCPTQKNPK; encoded by the coding sequence ATGAACGATGAATTGCAGCATCTGAAGAACCTTGGCAAGACCTCTGCGCAGTGGCTGCATGCAGCGGGCATCCACAGTGCATCGGATCTGCGACGCCTGGGCGCGGTGGGTGCATACCAGGCCGTGAAGACGCGAGGGTTTCGTGCATCCAAGGTGCTGCTGTACGCCATTGAAGGCGCGCTTCTGGACATGCACTGGAACGATTTGCCGCTCGAACGCAAAGAAGCGCTCAACCAGCAGCTGGACGCAAAATGCCCAACGCAAAAAAATCCGAAATAA